One stretch of Mus pahari chromosome 5, PAHARI_EIJ_v1.1, whole genome shotgun sequence DNA includes these proteins:
- the Fcamr gene encoding high affinity immunoglobulin alpha and immunoglobulin mu Fc receptor: MDQDVPAKPSEQKVPSLRTRWEILLLILCLLHGSSMTPPRRRSHSRWLQAGSPQFRTHLYTVEAHTAPIPLCCWKNSISGTNALRGPQLVTGDTGGAVTIHCHYAPSSVNRHQRKYWCRLGPPLWICHTVVSTNQYIHPDYHGRVALTDVPQRGLFVVRLLRLSLGDMGLYRCGIGDRNDMLFLSMNLTVSAGPSNTTYAAAPASSEHITASPGTVSSAGNRWTSGVTQILEGQGSEWDRTAPTTSTSKTTSSANGRQTLRTARTMVPGTGGREEDSFKAAVPTPEGPFPKSRSMFSTTQGVWMWSTRNSGTTSATTSEGRRQGTTPETDGPRDETDVSVSPEAPRKTTGTTWPISEHVAWGTLQDKTEVSKQQRLHSLEELSPAPSTQTLNATCMEVASEEGRSIDGSLENTTEESSPPTPSQLSVAGPVWVSGKGPSMKSARIEGESNSRILTPVSTVLALLLIAALVLLKRSLGRQRTSQKTERVPRITLIQMTHFLPDKLPDEGQNFQQSDLFPPQASLTVLENDPRP; this comes from the exons ATGGACCAAGATGTCCCAGCTAAGCCCAGTGAACAAAAG GTCCCCAGCCTGAGAACAAGATGGGAAATACTTCTTCTCATACTCTGTCTGCTCCATG GTTCGTCCATGACCCCTCCACGCAGAAGGTCCCATTCCAGATGGCTACAGGCTGGCTCTCCTCAGTTCAGGACCCATCTCTACACTGTGGAAGCACACACAGCTCCTATACCCCTTTGTTGCTGGAAGAACTCCATTTCAG GTACAAATGCATTGAGAGGCCCGCAGCTGGTGACTGGGGACACTGGGGGAGCTGTCACCATCCATTGCCATTACGCCCCCTCCTCAGTCAACAGGCATCAGAGAAAATACTGGTGCCGCCTGGGGCCTCCATTGTGGATATGTCACACCGTCGTGTCCACCAACCAATACATTCACCCGGACTACCATGGGCGCGTGGCTCTCACTGACGTTCCACAGAGAGGTTTGTTCGTGGTGAGGCTGCTCCGACTGTCCCTGGGTGACATGGGACTTTACCGCTGTGGCATAGGAGACCGAAACGACATGCTGTTCTTAAGCATGAATCTGACTGTGTCTGCAG gTCCGTCCAACACCACCTATGCAGCAGCTCCAGCTTCTAGTGAGCACATCACAGCATCTCCTGGAACAGTATCCTCAGCAGGCAACAGATGGACCTCAGGCGTCACCCAGATCCTAGAAGGCCAAGGCTCAGAATGGGACAGAACAGCTCCGACCACGAGTACCAGCAAAACTACATCTTCAGCCAATGGAAGACAAACCTTAAGAACAGCCAGGACAATGGTTCCAGGGACAGGCGGCCGAGAGGAGGACTCTTTCAAGGCAGCAGTCCCCACTCCAGAGGGTCCGTTTCCAAAATCGAGAAGCATGTTCAGTACAACACAGGGCGTTTGGATGTGGAGCACCAGGAACTCAGGAACAACCAGCGCTACCACGAGTGAGGGTAGGAGGCAAGGCACAACCCCAGAGACTGATGGGCCACGAGATGAAACAGATGTCAGCGTGTCTCCAGAAGCACCCAGGAAGACCACAGGAACCACGTGGCCCATCTCAGAACATGTGGCCTGGGGAACTCTCCAAGACAAAACAGAGGTGTCTAAGCAACAAAGGCTGCACTCCCTGGAGGAGTTATCACCAGCTCCAAGTACACAAACCTTGAATGCTACTTGTATGGAAGTGGCATCCGAGGAAGGAAGGAGCATTGATGGGAGCCTAGAAAACACGACAGAAGAAAGCAGCCCCCCAACACCAAGCCAGCTTTCAGTAGCAGGCCCTGTGTGGGTTTCTGGCAAGGGGCCATCCATGAAGAG TGCTCGGATAGAAGGAGAAAGCAACTCTCGGATCCTGACTCCAGTCTCCACTGTGCTGGCCCTGCTTCTAATTGCTGCTCTAGTCCTACTGAAAAGGAGCCTTGGCAGACAGAGGACCT ctcagaagacagaaagggtaCCCAGGATCACTCTAATTCAGATGACACATTTCCTACCAGATAAGCTCCCTGATGAGGGACAGAACTTTCAACAGAGTGACCTTTTTCCTCCCCAAGCcagcctgactgtcctggagaaTGACCCAAGACCCTGA